The Thiovulum sp. ES genomic sequence GGCTTATGAGACCAGCGCTCTAACCAACTGAGCTACCTTGACTTTAAAATTAGTGGCGGAATTCTACACAAAAAAAAACTATTTGTCAAAAAATTGATTTGTCGGAATAAAATCCGACAAAAAATTAGCTTGAGTAGTAGTAGATAATCTTTGGTTCTGAAAAATTTGGCACATTATCGTAAGTAAAAACTGCATAGTATTTACTTCGGTCAAGCGAACCAAAGTTGTCATATGTAAAATTGTCTGTTCCACCATAAAGTTTCACTCCATCAGAAAAGTTTTTTGGTGGATGAAATGAATTCCGCACAACATAACAGCCAGAAAAATCTTCATCTTTTGGATTCTCCCAACTCAATTTAATCATTCCATTTTCAACAGAAGTAGATAAATTTGATACTGGTGAAATCGGTTTTTTTCGTCTCTCAATATATTTTAAAACAAGCTTTGGCTCGACCCAACTCATTCTCATTTTTTTTGTATCATCATTTGGAGAAGAAGCACGAATTATAATTTTTATATGACTCTCTTTTGAGTGAAATTCATCAAGTTTTTTTCTCAGATTGCTGTCAAAAATAAAAAACTTCTTGCTACCTTCACCAATGTCAAGGTTTGAGACTTCATAGCCGATAAAGTCGATTTTTTCTCTATGTAGAATTGAGTCGTAATCTTCGATATTTTCAATATCAACAAGCTCAAGATAAAAACGAATATCTTCACGATTTTGCATCGTGCCTCGTGCTTTTATCTCAACATGTGCCTCTGTAATAACAGTTGTTTCTGGATTTGGCAAACTCTCTGCAACATCAAATTCCACGAGTCCATAAATACGATCCCCGTTTCCATCAAAACCGACAGAAATTTTATTATCCTCAAAAGAGCTTCGCGAAATTGTCGAAGTTCTGTTTGGTTCAATTGCCATTTCATTTGACGGAATTTTATATTTTATATCCAAATATGGTCGGTATTCAAGTCCGCCACCAAATTGCCCATAACCAATGTCAAATTGCATCATTTGAGAATCTTCACCGAGTGGTAGAGTCTTTGGACCTTCCAATTTAAAAACAACTTTTCCTTTTGAAAGTGCTTTTTGAAAAATTTTCGATTCTAAATATGAGAAATCCCAACTATTCCAAATTCCTTGAGTTAGATTTTCAGATTTCAGAGCATCACCAACGACAGCAAGAGTTTCAGCTTTTTCAACCTCATCGAAATTGTAAATATCCGTAATTGTGTCAATATTCAAAAGTGAAATATTCCACTCACCATATTTTTCAATTTTTGCACCAACTCTGTTCATCGGATATAGGAAAAGTGAAGCAGAAACAACCTTTGCATTTTCAGGGAGAGCCTGAACTGAAAAAGAGAGAAGTGAAATTGAAACACCCTTGTTCTGATTTACCCCAACAAAAAGTGAATTCAAACCAAAATGCTTCTGATTATCTTCAGATTTTTGAGAGATGTATCCAATTTCATTTTTAATCGGAAAGAGTTTTTTTGAGAATTCATCATTTTGTAAAAGTGTAGTTA encodes the following:
- a CDS encoding putative carboxypeptidase (PFAM: Zinc carboxypeptidase) is translated as MKRQYYSYDETLQFFRQKAEEFPNLLSVSVIGKTHENRDIILATLSLDVATADTKPALLYTGTIHAREWIGNELSIKFVDYILQNYQFDPRLEKSLQNSALYIVPTLNPDGFEYSRKHFSFWRKNRRKNSDGSYGVDLNRNFGIGFTKTKDKSSNIYGGEEAFSEPETSAIRDFVESHQNITIALDYHSQGNVFFPAHKFRHEAEIDGSDLNILCANMNHEIKKVSGRTYGIHRGKPPTHLISGSGREFYYSRGILATVVEVGTKNIPDYAKSMTESINENIPALLKAFSETINYSKLAPKRVDNFSIAKVESKEITFSWNYEVRDDIYFEIYRNRRDKEACEESTRIGMTKVTTFTDVQLESGTLYFYTIRVVNLKTKIKSPFAPVVRVTTLLQNDEFSKKLFPIKNEIGYISQKSEDNQKHFGLNSLFVGVNQNKGVSISLLSFSVQALPENAKVVSASLFLYPMNRVGAKIEKYGEWNISLLNIDTITDIYNFDEVEKAETLAVVGDALKSENLTQGIWNSWDFSYLESKIFQKALSKGKVVFKLEGPKTLPLGEDSQMMQFDIGYGQFGGGLEYRPYLDIKYKIPSNEMAIEPNRTSTISRSSFEDNKISVGFDGNGDRIYGLVEFDVAESLPNPETTVITEAHVEIKARGTMQNREDIRFYLELVDIENIEDYDSILHREKIDFIGYEVSNLDIGEGSKKFFIFDSNLRKKLDEFHSKESHIKIIIRASSPNDDTKKMRMSWVEPKLVLKYIERRKKPISPVSNLSTSVENGMIKLSWENPKDEDFSGCYVVRNSFHPPKNFSDGVKLYGGTDNFTYDNFGSLDRSKYYAVFTYDNVPNFSEPKIIYYYSS